The Thermodesulfobium sp. 4217-1 genome has a segment encoding these proteins:
- the fmt gene encoding methionyl-tRNA formyltransferase, protein MNLIFLGTPVYSVNVLKVLTQSKHNVLGIVTKKPSCYGRKKVLKPSPVEIFARENNIPLYSGKTKDPDFLDFYSSLKPEIGVVAFFGEIIPLRVIDLFKYKMINLHPSLLPKYRGIAPVPRTILNGEDLFGVTIHEVVKELDSGDIYDQISFKISEKKNTEEILDFLSIEGSKLLIKVLDSIENNSSKKYSQDNFEATYAQLLEFNEAKFSFEDSAINIERKVLSANPDPIARTTSSKGELLVYSAYSSQGSAKPFEIVGVEGEALKVGTSDGIISLVDVQFPGKKRIKGKDLLNGLRLRIGDLL, encoded by the coding sequence TTGAACTTGATTTTTCTTGGAACCCCCGTTTACTCTGTCAATGTGCTAAAAGTATTGACTCAATCAAAGCATAATGTTTTAGGTATAGTGACCAAAAAGCCATCCTGCTATGGAAGGAAAAAGGTTCTTAAACCTTCTCCAGTTGAGATATTTGCCAGAGAGAACAATATACCCTTATATAGTGGAAAAACTAAAGACCCTGACTTTTTAGATTTTTATTCATCCTTGAAACCAGAAATAGGAGTCGTTGCCTTTTTTGGAGAGATCATACCCTTGAGAGTTATTGATCTTTTTAAATATAAGATGATAAACCTTCACCCATCCTTGTTACCCAAATATAGGGGTATCGCTCCTGTGCCCAGAACGATCTTAAATGGAGAAGATCTTTTTGGAGTCACAATTCATGAGGTAGTAAAGGAATTAGACTCAGGAGATATATACGACCAGATTTCTTTTAAAATATCTGAAAAGAAAAACACTGAGGAGATATTAGACTTTCTATCAATTGAGGGCTCGAAACTATTGATTAAAGTTTTAGATTCTATAGAAAACAATTCTTCAAAAAAATATTCTCAAGACAATTTTGAGGCTACTTATGCCCAATTGTTAGAATTTAATGAAGCAAAGTTTTCATTTGAAGATTCTGCAATAAATATAGAAAGAAAAGTTTTGTCGGCCAATCCAGATCCTATTGCTAGGACAACTTCCAGCAAGGGTGAACTTTTAGTTTATAGTGCATATTCATCTCAAGGCAGTGCTAAGCCATTTGAAATCGTGGGTGTGGAGGGAGAAGCTTTAAAGGTCGGAACAAGCGATGGGATAATATCTTTGGTAGATGTTCAATTTCCAGGGAAAAAAAGGATTAAAGGTAAAGACTTATTAAATGGTTTGAGATTGAGAATTGGAGACCTTTTATAA
- a CDS encoding DUF1722 domain-containing protein: MNIAKPKIVVSACLDLQPVRYNGLFVKDDFVIKLKNYCEFITICPELSINLGVPRDRIIVYKSDDDFRLYQTSKNRDLTDEMRSFSNNFLTSLSGFDGFLLKGKSPSCAIGNALVYKDKEAKVYHAKGRGMFGAEVIKKFPNFPTEDEGRLKNVNIKQNYIIRIFSIANLRESMLKINNIKGLMEFHRENKYLLMAFNQQKLKAMGSLIAKYQKDSDFEETKKTYFDLFVSSLASRTSKGKYLNVLQHIFGYFSDKLNPNERNYFISLTEKYFNNIVDLKTLIEILKIWSYRFEDKYILEQTILNPYPDDLG, from the coding sequence ATGAATATTGCAAAGCCAAAGATTGTAGTCAGTGCCTGTTTAGATTTGCAGCCAGTTCGCTATAATGGATTATTTGTTAAAGATGATTTTGTTATCAAGCTTAAAAATTACTGCGAATTTATTACGATTTGTCCTGAGTTATCAATAAATCTTGGCGTCCCTAGGGATAGAATTATAGTGTACAAGTCAGACGACGACTTTAGGCTGTACCAAACATCCAAAAATAGAGATTTAACTGATGAAATGCGCTCTTTTTCAAATAATTTTTTGACTTCTTTGAGCGGTTTCGATGGCTTCCTCCTTAAGGGAAAGTCTCCCTCCTGCGCAATAGGCAATGCACTGGTATACAAGGATAAAGAGGCAAAAGTCTATCACGCGAAGGGGAGAGGGATGTTTGGGGCCGAAGTTATAAAAAAATTCCCTAATTTTCCTACAGAAGATGAAGGCAGACTGAAAAATGTAAATATTAAACAAAATTATATAATAAGAATATTCTCTATCGCAAACCTTAGAGAGTCGATGCTTAAAATTAACAATATTAAAGGATTAATGGAATTTCACAGAGAGAATAAATATTTATTAATGGCGTTCAATCAGCAGAAATTAAAAGCAATGGGATCTTTAATAGCCAAATATCAAAAGGATAGCGATTTTGAAGAGACTAAAAAAACTTATTTTGATCTATTTGTAAGCTCTCTGGCTAGTAGAACTAGCAAGGGGAAGTATTTAAATGTATTACAGCATATTTTTGGATATTTTTCAGATAAATTAAATCCAAATGAAAGAAATTACTTTATTTCTTTAACTGAAAAGTATTTTAATAATATTGTAGATTTAAAAACTCTAATTGAAATCTTAAAAATTTGGTCTTATAGATTCGAAGACAAGTATATCTTGGAACAAACTATTTTAAACCCATATCCAGACGATTTGGGATAA
- a CDS encoding homoserine dehydrogenase, translating into MIKIAILGLGNVGSSVLSIIRNNQDVIFHKIGEKFDLVGALVRDKAKHSDKNIYLASSFEEILSLKPDIILELIGSVHPALEYITKSIENGIPVVTANKEVLAKHPEEIFSLADRKRVPIYFEAAVGGGIPIVRPLKVCLSANRIEEIVGILNGTTNYILTKLDNGKEFEDALKEAQQKGYAEANPDSDLSGMDALYKIAILSSVSFGKLIDLKELSFEGINNVSLKDVLYAKDLGYKIKLIARACVKDDKYDIRVYPMLLPYSHPLASVNNNMNSILVKGDYVGSVMFYGQGAGGNPTASAVASDIMDISWHIRNSHTHRLSGNIRSKAAILKPDELFSRFYLRAIVNDNPGVLAKIAKVLADHSVSIKSMVQKTSEEGFAELVFILHQCNEQNFYTAIEKLNSIESVKKIALTLRVYQD; encoded by the coding sequence ATGATAAAAATTGCTATTTTAGGTCTTGGGAATGTTGGCAGCAGCGTTCTAAGCATAATAAGAAATAATCAAGATGTAATTTTTCACAAAATTGGAGAAAAATTTGATTTGGTAGGGGCACTTGTCAGAGACAAGGCAAAACATTCAGATAAAAATATATATTTAGCCTCATCGTTTGAAGAGATCTTATCTTTAAAGCCAGATATAATTTTAGAGTTAATTGGATCTGTGCATCCTGCACTCGAATACATTACTAAATCAATTGAAAACGGTATTCCAGTTGTAACAGCAAATAAAGAAGTTTTGGCAAAACATCCAGAAGAAATATTCTCTCTTGCAGATAGAAAGAGAGTCCCAATATACTTTGAAGCTGCTGTTGGAGGCGGTATCCCCATAGTAAGACCCTTAAAGGTTTGTTTATCAGCGAATAGAATTGAAGAAATTGTTGGAATCTTGAACGGTACCACAAATTATATATTGACCAAGCTTGATAACGGAAAAGAATTTGAGGATGCTTTAAAAGAGGCTCAGCAAAAAGGTTATGCTGAAGCAAATCCAGATTCTGATCTGTCTGGAATGGATGCGCTATATAAGATAGCTATTTTGTCTTCGGTATCTTTTGGAAAATTGATCGATCTAAAAGAACTTTCATTTGAGGGAATAAATAATGTTAGCCTTAAAGATGTTCTGTATGCCAAAGACCTTGGATACAAGATCAAGCTAATTGCAAGAGCGTGCGTAAAAGACGACAAATACGATATTAGAGTATATCCAATGTTACTGCCTTATTCTCATCCATTGGCTTCGGTAAATAATAATATGAACTCTATATTAGTTAAGGGAGATTATGTAGGTTCGGTTATGTTTTATGGTCAGGGGGCAGGAGGGAATCCTACAGCATCAGCAGTAGCAAGCGATATAATGGATATAAGCTGGCATATAAGAAATTCTCACACTCATAGACTCTCTGGAAACATTAGATCGAAGGCTGCAATCTTAAAACCAGATGAGTTGTTTTCAAGATTTTATTTAAGGGCTATTGTTAACGACAATCCGGGCGTTCTTGCAAAAATTGCTAAGGTTTTAGCTGATCACAGTGTAAGCATAAAAAGTATGGTTCAAAAAACTAGTGAAGAAGGTTTTGCTGAGTTAGTTTTTATCCTTCACCAGTGCAATGAACAAAATTTTTATACTGCTATTGAAAAGCTAAACTCTATTGAAAGCGTGAAAAAGATAGCTCTTACATTGAGAGTTTATCAAGATTAA
- a CDS encoding transcription antitermination factor NusB, with protein sequence MGITNSRLYAFKILKRIIYQGAYLHLVTKNIDLYGRDRAFFKLIVNSVLKNGYKLFEKLSKERLSKSEVIALLMAIVELKLLNKERHIVFSQYGSITEKDFYTKRFYKILTSLENDDCIDSDISLPDFLNNQVVDAKLDIKSLNNFKLIPLPGFFVLSKDIEISNIINSLSDKLYPGKIFKNYYYTDSFSEILEKLPKESYLVISESSMLSVLILDPKPGEHIIEVGASPGGKSVFLEYILKDYTSDSNKPEKIVSVDISNNRISALKKTCEEYNLELITPTLYNYDTVFAISDKILIDAPCSGLATIGSKPDIIFHLKENDIKLLSEKQETILDFFKKFLKINGRVVYSVCTFTAFEGKNQIDKFLQKNKNFRTINGVISSKYIHQDIIIENSIPKIDWVGLNLEPFFICCLEKYCE encoded by the coding sequence TTGGGCATTACTAATTCAAGGCTATATGCTTTTAAAATATTAAAGAGAATAATTTATCAGGGTGCATACCTTCACCTTGTTACCAAAAATATTGATTTGTATGGAAGAGATAGAGCTTTTTTTAAGCTAATTGTAAATTCTGTTTTAAAAAATGGTTATAAATTATTTGAGAAATTGTCAAAGGAAAGATTGTCCAAAAGTGAAGTGATTGCATTGTTGATGGCAATCGTGGAACTAAAACTTCTTAATAAAGAAAGACATATAGTTTTCAGCCAATACGGATCAATAACTGAAAAGGATTTCTATACGAAAAGATTTTACAAAATCTTAACTTCGCTCGAAAATGATGACTGTATAGATAGCGATATAAGTTTGCCAGATTTTTTAAATAATCAAGTTGTTGATGCAAAATTGGATATAAAAAGTTTAAATAACTTTAAACTTATTCCATTGCCAGGTTTTTTTGTTCTCTCCAAGGACATTGAGATTTCTAATATAATAAATTCTCTTTCAGATAAACTTTATCCTGGCAAAATTTTTAAGAATTACTATTACACTGATTCTTTTTCTGAGATATTGGAAAAATTACCTAAAGAAAGCTATCTTGTTATATCCGAGAGCTCTATGTTATCAGTTTTAATCCTTGATCCAAAACCTGGGGAGCATATTATCGAGGTTGGAGCGTCTCCCGGTGGCAAGAGCGTGTTTTTAGAATACATATTGAAAGATTATACTTCTGATTCAAATAAGCCTGAAAAGATAGTCTCTGTCGATATCTCAAATAACAGAATTAGCGCTCTCAAAAAAACTTGCGAAGAATATAATTTAGAACTAATTACCCCAACTCTATATAATTATGATACTGTTTTCGCTATCTCGGATAAAATTCTAATAGATGCCCCTTGCAGCGGACTTGCTACAATAGGAAGCAAACCTGATATTATTTTTCATTTAAAAGAGAATGATATAAAGTTATTGTCTGAAAAACAAGAAACTATTTTAGACTTTTTTAAGAAATTTTTAAAAATTAATGGCAGAGTTGTATATTCTGTTTGTACTTTTACAGCATTTGAAGGAAAGAACCAAATTGATAAATTTTTACAAAAGAACAAAAATTTTAGAACTATAAATGGTGTTATATCTTCTAAATATATACATCAGGATATAATTATAGAGAACTCAATTCCGAAAATAGACTGGGTTGGTCTCAACTTAGAGCCTTTTTTTATTTGCTGTTTAGAGAAATATTGTGAATAA
- the pgeF gene encoding peptidoglycan editing factor PgeF, giving the protein MSEQLPYPFIFKSQSLIQDERLLRLGIKHGFSTRLSGVSEKPYDSLNLSFQTNDIRENIVENRKILCAETQVGPEWCEAEQIHSFYTKQTLAPGIVRKTDGLITSKNNLPLFIKTADCYPVLITEKKKSFIAVLHIGWRGLYKGIIESFFDIIKFGRVKPQNLIVSVGPGISWQHLEVEKDIAESFEAHEDLSFHIKKSQNKYYIDIAGGIEHIFRKYDVFDICILKLCTYERDDLFYSYRRDNVTGRQGTIISF; this is encoded by the coding sequence ATGAGTGAACAATTACCCTATCCCTTTATTTTTAAATCTCAATCACTAATACAGGATGAGAGATTATTGCGACTAGGCATAAAGCATGGTTTTTCAACGAGACTTTCTGGTGTAAGTGAGAAACCATATGACAGTCTAAACCTATCTTTTCAAACGAATGACATTCGCGAAAATATTGTTGAAAACCGCAAAATACTTTGTGCAGAAACGCAAGTTGGTCCAGAATGGTGCGAAGCAGAACAAATTCATTCATTTTATACAAAACAAACTCTTGCTCCTGGTATTGTGAGAAAAACTGATGGTCTCATAACTTCAAAAAATAATTTGCCATTGTTTATAAAAACTGCAGATTGTTATCCTGTATTAATAACAGAAAAGAAAAAGAGCTTCATAGCAGTTCTTCACATTGGCTGGAGGGGACTGTATAAGGGTATAATAGAGTCATTTTTTGACATAATAAAATTCGGCAGGGTTAAACCTCAAAATCTTATTGTATCTGTAGGACCAGGCATATCATGGCAACACCTTGAAGTGGAGAAAGATATAGCGGAATCCTTCGAAGCTCACGAAGATCTATCCTTTCACATAAAGAAAAGCCAAAATAAATATTATATCGATATTGCAGGCGGTATAGAACACATATTTAGAAAATACGACGTTTTTGATATTTGTATATTGAAACTCTGTACTTATGAAAGAGATGATTTGTTCTATTCATACCGTAGAGACAATGTTACCGGCAGACAGGGAACAATAATTTCTTTTTAG
- a CDS encoding NAD+ synthase — protein sequence MRIVVGQVNPVIGDFEHNFVLIEKTYKKGLEINADLVVLPEMVITGYPPKDLLERENFCARAFEYNEMVVELTQDIPILFGSIQKNKEVGRKIHNVGILAKNKKIIGLAKKMLLPYYDVFDETRYFEPGQSPFFINIDGKNILVTVCEDLWGLGDECNLYGENPLKDAITKNKESQKIDFVINISASPYHSIKFNQRKDIFSKITKNFDFDLLYVNCVGANDELIFDGASFYMSKLGQIKYLAPFFEENIFSIDTDELISGKVCVNEDYDLTELMYRALVFGLKEYGRKTCFSGAVLGLSGGIDSSITACIAVDAFGCENVIGLIMNSPYNSNESLEDAMELSKNLNIKTVVIPIESLMKSFDISLMDVFKGYNKDVTEENLQARIRGNLLMAVSNKFNKLLLSTGNKSEMAVGYTTLYGDLTGGLAVISDIYKEDVYNISRWLNTKRKVIPDRVLTKKPSAELRPGQYDQEKLPPYEILDKILKLFIENAQSIKEIVSCGFDQKIVSEVVSMVVRNEYKRRQAPPTLKVSGKAFGYGRRYPIAMKPKLEDL from the coding sequence TTGAGGATAGTTGTAGGTCAGGTTAACCCCGTTATTGGAGACTTTGAGCATAATTTTGTGTTAATCGAGAAGACGTATAAAAAGGGCTTAGAAATCAATGCTGATTTAGTGGTCTTGCCTGAAATGGTAATTACAGGTTATCCCCCAAAAGATTTATTGGAAAGGGAAAACTTTTGTGCAAGAGCATTTGAGTACAACGAAATGGTTGTTGAGTTGACTCAAGATATCCCGATTCTTTTTGGTTCTATCCAAAAAAACAAAGAAGTTGGTAGAAAGATTCATAATGTGGGCATCTTAGCAAAAAATAAAAAAATTATCGGTCTTGCAAAGAAAATGCTTTTGCCTTATTACGACGTATTTGATGAGACCAGGTATTTTGAACCAGGCCAGAGTCCATTTTTTATAAATATAGATGGTAAAAATATACTTGTAACTGTGTGTGAGGATCTTTGGGGATTGGGCGATGAATGTAATTTATATGGCGAAAATCCGCTCAAGGATGCAATAACAAAAAATAAAGAAAGTCAGAAAATAGATTTTGTAATAAATATTTCTGCATCTCCTTACCATTCTATAAAATTTAATCAGAGAAAAGATATTTTTTCTAAAATTACTAAAAATTTTGATTTTGATCTGCTATATGTAAATTGTGTTGGAGCAAATGATGAGTTGATATTCGATGGTGCGAGTTTTTATATGTCAAAGTTAGGACAGATAAAATATTTAGCGCCCTTTTTTGAAGAAAATATTTTTTCTATTGATACAGACGAGCTTATTTCAGGTAAAGTCTGTGTAAATGAAGATTACGACTTAACAGAGTTAATGTACAGGGCTTTAGTATTTGGCCTTAAAGAATATGGTCGAAAGACCTGTTTTAGCGGAGCAGTTTTAGGCCTTAGCGGGGGAATAGATTCTTCTATAACTGCTTGTATAGCTGTTGATGCTTTTGGTTGTGAGAACGTAATAGGGCTAATTATGAACTCACCATATAACTCAAATGAAAGTCTTGAGGATGCTATGGAGTTGTCAAAGAATCTTAACATTAAAACAGTAGTAATTCCTATAGAATCTTTAATGAAATCTTTTGACATATCTTTGATGGATGTCTTTAAAGGTTATAATAAAGATGTTACAGAAGAAAATCTGCAAGCAAGAATAAGAGGGAATTTGCTTATGGCAGTTTCGAACAAATTTAACAAGCTTTTGTTAAGCACAGGAAACAAATCTGAAATGGCAGTTGGTTACACTACTTTATATGGTGACCTTACTGGTGGTTTAGCTGTGATTTCAGATATTTATAAGGAAGACGTTTATAATATCTCAAGATGGTTAAACACAAAGAGAAAAGTTATACCAGATAGGGTTCTTACAAAAAAACCATCAGCAGAGCTAAGACCTGGCCAATACGATCAAGAAAAGTTGCCTCCTTATGAAATTTTAGATAAAATTTTAAAATTGTTTATCGAGAATGCACAATCGATAAAAGAAATTGTTTCTTGTGGATTTGATCAAAAAATAGTTTCTGAAGTCGTTTCAATGGTTGTTAGAAATGAATATAAAAGGAGGCAAGCTCCGCCCACCCTGAAGGTCAGCGGAAAAGCCTTTGGTTATGGCAGAAGATATCCAATTGCAATGAAACCAAAGTTGGAGGATCTATAG
- the def gene encoding peptide deformylase, with protein sequence MIYKRKILTHPNSLLKMRSLPVLKFDKDLEFLVEEMAHIMISNNGVGLAAPQVGELSRFFIYKIDDNLQVVVNPEIIEKVGSEVDTEGCLSVPGVFGPVERAFKIIVQAQDLYGETILLNKEGYEARVIQHEFDHLNGSLFIDKAEYLETAEDRSKKQKEKLEK encoded by the coding sequence TTGATTTATAAGAGAAAGATATTAACACATCCAAATTCACTATTGAAGATGCGAAGCCTTCCAGTGTTAAAGTTTGATAAAGATCTTGAATTTCTTGTTGAAGAAATGGCACACATAATGATCTCAAACAATGGAGTAGGGCTGGCGGCGCCTCAGGTAGGTGAACTTAGCAGATTTTTTATTTACAAAATTGATGATAATTTGCAGGTAGTTGTTAATCCCGAAATTATTGAAAAGGTTGGTTCAGAAGTTGACACTGAAGGTTGCTTAAGCGTACCTGGAGTTTTCGGGCCCGTAGAAAGGGCTTTTAAAATAATCGTTCAAGCCCAAGATTTATATGGAGAAACAATTCTTCTAAATAAAGAAGGCTATGAAGCAAGAGTCATACAGCACGAATTCGATCATCTAAATGGCAGTCTTTTTATAGATAAAGCTGAATATCTGGAAACGGCTGAGGATAGATCCAAAAAACAAAAAGAAAAACTTGAAAAATAA
- the ribD gene encoding bifunctional diaminohydroxyphosphoribosylaminopyrimidine deaminase/5-amino-6-(5-phosphoribosylamino)uracil reductase RibD, which yields MLDTDVEDEMNLHESFMKRALELALNGKYFTSPNPMVGCVIVKDKKIISEGYHMAFGEPHAEANALKSKDIDFSGADLYVTLEPCLHYGKTPSCTSKIVSSGIKRVFIATLDPNPKMSGKSVEILRYAGIKVVNGILEKEAQFINRHFFKAMNRSLPWVIYKCAMTLDGKTADHNFKSKYISSEKSRKYVHELRAECDAIMVGYRTAIFDDPLLNVRLKGVEKKLARVIVDPRAALPKDLMVFNTPNEGDTILAIQKGSRNKISDQIESQGVQILELDEKKFYTNLMRELCKRNIIKVLLEGGGSLAFHILKEKLIDELNFFIAPKILGGRNSPTPFSGPGYEIDQNIVILNPLKTKKIGNDVLVTSLVEYN from the coding sequence ATGTTAGATACGGATGTTGAAGATGAAATGAACTTACATGAATCTTTTATGAAAAGGGCTTTGGAATTAGCCTTAAATGGGAAATACTTTACTTCTCCAAATCCTATGGTTGGATGTGTGATTGTAAAAGATAAAAAGATTATCTCAGAAGGTTATCATATGGCTTTCGGCGAGCCCCATGCGGAGGCAAATGCATTGAAGTCGAAAGATATAGATTTTAGTGGTGCTGACTTATATGTTACATTGGAACCATGTCTTCATTATGGTAAAACTCCTTCTTGTACTTCAAAAATAGTTTCTTCAGGGATAAAAAGAGTGTTTATTGCCACATTAGATCCAAATCCGAAAATGAGTGGGAAATCAGTCGAGATACTAAGGTATGCAGGAATAAAAGTTGTAAATGGAATTTTAGAGAAAGAAGCCCAATTTATAAATAGACACTTTTTTAAAGCTATGAATAGATCCCTACCATGGGTGATATATAAATGTGCAATGACCTTGGATGGCAAGACAGCGGATCATAATTTCAAGAGTAAATATATTTCCTCTGAAAAGTCTCGAAAATATGTTCATGAACTTAGAGCTGAATGCGATGCTATTATGGTTGGCTATAGGACTGCAATTTTTGATGATCCACTTTTAAATGTGAGACTTAAGGGTGTAGAGAAAAAATTAGCAAGGGTTATAGTAGATCCCAGGGCTGCTCTGCCAAAAGATTTGATGGTTTTTAACACTCCTAACGAGGGCGATACCATACTTGCAATTCAAAAAGGTTCAAGAAACAAAATTTCTGATCAGATTGAAAGTCAGGGCGTACAGATCCTTGAATTAGACGAAAAGAAATTTTATACGAATCTTATGAGAGAGCTTTGTAAGAGAAATATTATAAAAGTTTTGCTTGAAGGCGGCGGATCCCTTGCCTTCCATATTCTAAAAGAAAAATTGATAGATGAGTTAAACTTTTTTATAGCTCCTAAGATATTAGGTGGGAGAAATTCTCCTACACCTTTTTCTGGTCCCGGATATGAAATCGATCAAAACATAGTGATATTGAATCCGCTTAAAACAAAAAAAATAGGCAATGATGTATTGGTTACCTCTCTTGTAGAATATAATTAA
- the rlmN gene encoding 23S rRNA (adenine(2503)-C(2))-methyltransferase RlmN produces MNKEKFFDFSLSELEKYFLDLGLPKYRAKQIFSWVYKNNIYDFQLMSNLSLDLRKYLESHFDISFLLAENVVQSKDMSMKFLFDLGNSEFIESVYIKHNNRNTICVSSQIGCPVGCAMCSTGKIGFKRNLKASEIILQVLSVENVIMPKSGKIDNIVFMGMGEPMLNFDNVIKAIRILTDKSGRAMSPRRMVISTSGYVDGIRKLKDENLPIKLAISLHATTDEVRSKLIPVNNIFNIERLLRAAEEYAISSKRRVTYEYILMDAINDSDQDIIRLKDLLRGLHAHVNLVKYNQSNSNVTIKSKMQRIKIFEESLNNFGIKTTIRISKGEDINGACGQLALLTEQLAKENIVEDE; encoded by the coding sequence GTGAATAAAGAAAAGTTTTTTGATTTTTCTTTAAGTGAGCTTGAAAAATATTTTTTAGATTTAGGTTTGCCAAAATACAGAGCGAAACAAATTTTTTCATGGGTCTATAAGAATAATATTTATGATTTTCAACTTATGTCTAACCTTAGCTTGGATTTAAGAAAATATTTAGAGTCGCACTTTGATATATCTTTTTTATTAGCAGAGAATGTTGTCCAATCGAAAGATATGAGCATGAAATTCTTGTTTGATCTTGGGAATTCAGAATTTATTGAAAGCGTTTATATAAAACATAACAATAGAAATACAATATGTGTTTCTTCTCAGATAGGCTGCCCTGTGGGATGTGCAATGTGTTCGACTGGGAAGATCGGCTTTAAAAGAAATTTGAAAGCATCAGAGATTATTCTTCAAGTTCTTTCTGTTGAAAATGTTATCATGCCTAAATCTGGGAAAATTGATAATATTGTTTTTATGGGAATGGGCGAGCCCATGCTGAACTTTGACAATGTAATTAAGGCTATTAGAATATTAACCGATAAGAGTGGGAGAGCAATGAGCCCAAGGAGAATGGTAATTTCTACTAGCGGATATGTAGATGGCATTAGAAAGCTTAAAGATGAAAATCTTCCAATAAAATTGGCTATTTCTCTTCATGCAACTACTGACGAGGTTAGATCTAAGCTTATTCCTGTAAATAATATTTTTAATATTGAAAGACTTCTTAGGGCAGCAGAAGAATACGCCATAAGTTCGAAAAGGCGAGTAACCTATGAGTATATTTTGATGGACGCCATAAACGACAGCGATCAGGATATTATTAGATTAAAAGATCTTTTAAGAGGACTTCATGCTCACGTTAATCTTGTAAAATATAACCAGTCGAATTCTAATGTTACAATAAAATCTAAAATGCAAAGGATTAAAATCTTTGAGGAGTCGCTTAATAATTTTGGCATAAAAACCACCATAAGGATATCTAAGGGTGAAGATATAAATGGAGCCTGTGGTCAGCTGGCACTCTTGACCGAACAGCTTGCAAAGGAAAATATTGTAGAAGATGAATGA